From Camelus bactrianus isolate YW-2024 breed Bactrian camel chromosome 16, ASM4877302v1, whole genome shotgun sequence, the proteins below share one genomic window:
- the RSKR gene encoding ribosomal protein S6 kinase-related protein isoform X3: MGAVSCRQGQHVQMAAPRKQGGNNRGPWVRGWRSLWSGMGTTRSGLDELWGLRGHQCLHQESLEPAPLLVEKPLPEWPVPQFINLFLPEFPIRPLRGHQQLKILGLVAKGSFGTVLKVLDCGQKAVFAVKRKINHPFIHSLGDSWQGKRHLFISYLHDLGIIHRDVKMENILLDERGHLKLTDFGLSRHLPQGARAYTICGTLQYMAPEVLSGGPYNHAADWWSLGILLFSLATGKFPVPAERDHVAMLASVTHYDSEIPASLNQGLSLLLHELLCQNPLHRLRYLHHFQVHPFFRGVAFDPELLQKHPVNFVMETQATQPSPSSESMFFKDFDCNLESYLVHLSLA; this comes from the exons CAGGGTGGCAACAACCGGGGCCCCTGGGTCCGAGGCTGGAGGAGCCTCTGGTCAGGCATGGGGACAACCAGATCAGGTCTGGATGAGCTGTGGGGACTTCGGGGACATCAGTGCCTGCACCAGGAATCTCTGGAGCCAGCCCCACTGCTAGTAGAGAAGCCTCTGCCTGAATGGCCAGTGCCTCAGTTCATCAACCTCTTTCTGCCGGAGTTTCCCATTAGGCCCCTTAGGGGGCATCAGCAACTGAAG ATTTTAGGCCTTGTGGCTAAAGGCTCCTTTGGAACTGTCCTCAAGGTGCTAGACTGTGGCCAGAAAGCAGTATTTGCAGTGAAG CGAAAGATCAACCATCCTTTCATACACAGTTTGGGGGACAGCTGGCAGGGAAAACGGCACCTCTTCATTA GTTATCTCCATGACTTGGGCATCATCCATCGAGATGTGAAG ATGGAGAATATCCTTCTGGATGAGCGAG GCCATCTGAAATTGACAGACTTCGGTCTGTCCCGCCACCTGCCCCAGGGAGCCCGAGCGTATACTATCTGTGGCACTCTTCAGTACATGG CCCCAGAGGTCCTGAGTGGAGGGCCTTATAACCATGCTGCTGATTGGTGGTCCCTGGGTatcttgcttttctctctggCAACTGGAAAG TTCCCAGTGCCCGCAGAGAGAGATCATGTGGCCATGTTGGCAAGTGTGACCCACTATGACTCTGAGATCCCAGCTTCTCTTAACCAGGGGCTTTCACTCCTGCTCCATGAG ctCTTATGCCAGAATCCCCTCCACCGTCTACGTTATTTGCATCACTTCCAGGTCCACCCTTTCTTTCGGGGTGTGGCCTTTGACCCAGAGCTCCTACAGAAGCATCCAGTGAACTTTGTCATGGAAACACAAGCTACCCAGCCCAGTCCATCATCGGAGTCTATGTTCTTCAAGGACTTTGACTGTAACCTGGAGTCCTACCTGGTCCACCTCAGCCTTGCTTGA
- the RSKR gene encoding ribosomal protein S6 kinase-related protein isoform X2, with product MGAVSCRQGQHVQMAAPRKGGNNRGPWVRGWRSLWSGMGTTRSGLDELWGLRGHQCLHQESLEPAPLLVEKPLPEWPVPQFINLFLPEFPIRPLRGHQQLKILGLVAKGSFGTVLKVLDCGQKAVFAVKVVPKVKVLQRDILRQCKEEVSIQRKINHPFIHSLGDSWQGKRHLFISYLHDLGIIHRDVKMENILLDERGHLKLTDFGLSRHLPQGARAYTICGTLQYMAPEVLSGGPYNHAADWWSLGILLFSLATGKFPVPAERDHVAMLASVTHYDSEIPASLNQGLSLLLHELLCQNPLHRLRYLHHFQVHPFFRGVAFDPELLQKHPVNFVMETQATQPSPSSESMFFKDFDCNLESYLVHLSLA from the exons GGTGGCAACAACCGGGGCCCCTGGGTCCGAGGCTGGAGGAGCCTCTGGTCAGGCATGGGGACAACCAGATCAGGTCTGGATGAGCTGTGGGGACTTCGGGGACATCAGTGCCTGCACCAGGAATCTCTGGAGCCAGCCCCACTGCTAGTAGAGAAGCCTCTGCCTGAATGGCCAGTGCCTCAGTTCATCAACCTCTTTCTGCCGGAGTTTCCCATTAGGCCCCTTAGGGGGCATCAGCAACTGAAG ATTTTAGGCCTTGTGGCTAAAGGCTCCTTTGGAACTGTCCTCAAGGTGCTAGACTGTGGCCAGAAAGCAGTATTTGCAGTGAAG gtggTGCCCAAGGTAAAGGTCCTACAGAGGGACATCCTGAGGCAGTGTAAAGAGGAGGTTAGCATCCAG CGAAAGATCAACCATCCTTTCATACACAGTTTGGGGGACAGCTGGCAGGGAAAACGGCACCTCTTCATTA GTTATCTCCATGACTTGGGCATCATCCATCGAGATGTGAAG ATGGAGAATATCCTTCTGGATGAGCGAG GCCATCTGAAATTGACAGACTTCGGTCTGTCCCGCCACCTGCCCCAGGGAGCCCGAGCGTATACTATCTGTGGCACTCTTCAGTACATGG CCCCAGAGGTCCTGAGTGGAGGGCCTTATAACCATGCTGCTGATTGGTGGTCCCTGGGTatcttgcttttctctctggCAACTGGAAAG TTCCCAGTGCCCGCAGAGAGAGATCATGTGGCCATGTTGGCAAGTGTGACCCACTATGACTCTGAGATCCCAGCTTCTCTTAACCAGGGGCTTTCACTCCTGCTCCATGAG ctCTTATGCCAGAATCCCCTCCACCGTCTACGTTATTTGCATCACTTCCAGGTCCACCCTTTCTTTCGGGGTGTGGCCTTTGACCCAGAGCTCCTACAGAAGCATCCAGTGAACTTTGTCATGGAAACACAAGCTACCCAGCCCAGTCCATCATCGGAGTCTATGTTCTTCAAGGACTTTGACTGTAACCTGGAGTCCTACCTGGTCCACCTCAGCCTTGCTTGA
- the RSKR gene encoding ribosomal protein S6 kinase-related protein isoform X1 gives MGAVSCRQGQHVQMAAPRKQGGNNRGPWVRGWRSLWSGMGTTRSGLDELWGLRGHQCLHQESLEPAPLLVEKPLPEWPVPQFINLFLPEFPIRPLRGHQQLKILGLVAKGSFGTVLKVLDCGQKAVFAVKVVPKVKVLQRDILRQCKEEVSIQRKINHPFIHSLGDSWQGKRHLFISYLHDLGIIHRDVKMENILLDERGHLKLTDFGLSRHLPQGARAYTICGTLQYMAPEVLSGGPYNHAADWWSLGILLFSLATGKFPVPAERDHVAMLASVTHYDSEIPASLNQGLSLLLHELLCQNPLHRLRYLHHFQVHPFFRGVAFDPELLQKHPVNFVMETQATQPSPSSESMFFKDFDCNLESYLVHLSLA, from the exons CAGGGTGGCAACAACCGGGGCCCCTGGGTCCGAGGCTGGAGGAGCCTCTGGTCAGGCATGGGGACAACCAGATCAGGTCTGGATGAGCTGTGGGGACTTCGGGGACATCAGTGCCTGCACCAGGAATCTCTGGAGCCAGCCCCACTGCTAGTAGAGAAGCCTCTGCCTGAATGGCCAGTGCCTCAGTTCATCAACCTCTTTCTGCCGGAGTTTCCCATTAGGCCCCTTAGGGGGCATCAGCAACTGAAG ATTTTAGGCCTTGTGGCTAAAGGCTCCTTTGGAACTGTCCTCAAGGTGCTAGACTGTGGCCAGAAAGCAGTATTTGCAGTGAAG gtggTGCCCAAGGTAAAGGTCCTACAGAGGGACATCCTGAGGCAGTGTAAAGAGGAGGTTAGCATCCAG CGAAAGATCAACCATCCTTTCATACACAGTTTGGGGGACAGCTGGCAGGGAAAACGGCACCTCTTCATTA GTTATCTCCATGACTTGGGCATCATCCATCGAGATGTGAAG ATGGAGAATATCCTTCTGGATGAGCGAG GCCATCTGAAATTGACAGACTTCGGTCTGTCCCGCCACCTGCCCCAGGGAGCCCGAGCGTATACTATCTGTGGCACTCTTCAGTACATGG CCCCAGAGGTCCTGAGTGGAGGGCCTTATAACCATGCTGCTGATTGGTGGTCCCTGGGTatcttgcttttctctctggCAACTGGAAAG TTCCCAGTGCCCGCAGAGAGAGATCATGTGGCCATGTTGGCAAGTGTGACCCACTATGACTCTGAGATCCCAGCTTCTCTTAACCAGGGGCTTTCACTCCTGCTCCATGAG ctCTTATGCCAGAATCCCCTCCACCGTCTACGTTATTTGCATCACTTCCAGGTCCACCCTTTCTTTCGGGGTGTGGCCTTTGACCCAGAGCTCCTACAGAAGCATCCAGTGAACTTTGTCATGGAAACACAAGCTACCCAGCCCAGTCCATCATCGGAGTCTATGTTCTTCAAGGACTTTGACTGTAACCTGGAGTCCTACCTGGTCCACCTCAGCCTTGCTTGA
- the RSKR gene encoding ribosomal protein S6 kinase-related protein isoform X4: MGAVSCRQGQHVQMAAPRKQGGNNRGPWVRGWRSLWSGMGTTRSGLDELWGLRGHQCLHQESLEPAPLLVEKPLPEWPVPQFINLFLPEFPIRPLRGHQQLKILGLVAKGSFGTVLKVLDCGQKAVFAVKVVPKVKVLQRDILRQCKEEVSIQRKINHPFIHSLGDSWQGKRHLFIMCSYCSTDLHSLWSTVGCFAEASIRLFAAELVLVLCYLHDLGIIHRDVKMENILLDERGHLKLTDFGLSRHLPQGARAYTICGTLQYMAPEVLSGGPYNHAADWWSLGILLFSLATGKFPVPAERDHVAMLASVTHYDSEIPASLNQGLSLLLHELLCQNPLHRLRYLHHFQVHPFFRGVAFDPELLQKHPVNFVMETQATQPSPSSESMFFKDFDCNLESYLVHLSLA; this comes from the exons CAGGGTGGCAACAACCGGGGCCCCTGGGTCCGAGGCTGGAGGAGCCTCTGGTCAGGCATGGGGACAACCAGATCAGGTCTGGATGAGCTGTGGGGACTTCGGGGACATCAGTGCCTGCACCAGGAATCTCTGGAGCCAGCCCCACTGCTAGTAGAGAAGCCTCTGCCTGAATGGCCAGTGCCTCAGTTCATCAACCTCTTTCTGCCGGAGTTTCCCATTAGGCCCCTTAGGGGGCATCAGCAACTGAAG ATTTTAGGCCTTGTGGCTAAAGGCTCCTTTGGAACTGTCCTCAAGGTGCTAGACTGTGGCCAGAAAGCAGTATTTGCAGTGAAG gtggTGCCCAAGGTAAAGGTCCTACAGAGGGACATCCTGAGGCAGTGTAAAGAGGAGGTTAGCATCCAG CGAAAGATCAACCATCCTTTCATACACAGTTTGGGGGACAGCTGGCAGGGAAAACGGCACCTCTTCATTA TGTGCAGCTACTGCAGCACAGACCTGCACTCCCTGTGGTCCACTGTTGGCTGCTTTGCTGAGGCTTCCATCCGCCTCTTTGCTGCTGAGCTGGTCCTGGTGCTGT GTTATCTCCATGACTTGGGCATCATCCATCGAGATGTGAAG ATGGAGAATATCCTTCTGGATGAGCGAG GCCATCTGAAATTGACAGACTTCGGTCTGTCCCGCCACCTGCCCCAGGGAGCCCGAGCGTATACTATCTGTGGCACTCTTCAGTACATGG CCCCAGAGGTCCTGAGTGGAGGGCCTTATAACCATGCTGCTGATTGGTGGTCCCTGGGTatcttgcttttctctctggCAACTGGAAAG TTCCCAGTGCCCGCAGAGAGAGATCATGTGGCCATGTTGGCAAGTGTGACCCACTATGACTCTGAGATCCCAGCTTCTCTTAACCAGGGGCTTTCACTCCTGCTCCATGAG ctCTTATGCCAGAATCCCCTCCACCGTCTACGTTATTTGCATCACTTCCAGGTCCACCCTTTCTTTCGGGGTGTGGCCTTTGACCCAGAGCTCCTACAGAAGCATCCAGTGAACTTTGTCATGGAAACACAAGCTACCCAGCCCAGTCCATCATCGGAGTCTATGTTCTTCAAGGACTTTGACTGTAACCTGGAGTCCTACCTGGTCCACCTCAGCCTTGCTTGA